The Clostridium sporogenes genome contains a region encoding:
- a CDS encoding insulinase family protein gives MNLKLEEVYNGFKLINEEEIKEINSLAQVFLHEKSGAKLLFIKNDDDNKIFSISFRTPPKDSTGVAHILEHSVLCGSRKFPVKEPFVELIKGSLNTFLNAMTFPDKTMYPVGSTNDKDFTNLMDVYLDAVLYPNIYKYPEIMMQEGWHYEIENKEDDITYKGVVYNEMKGAFSSPESILFRKIQESLLPDTVYGVESGGDPDYIPDLTQDDFKEFHKKYYHPSNSYIYLYGDLDILEKLKFIDENYLKDFDKQEVDSKIKPQEAFTDPKYVEVKYPISKEEKIEDKTYLSLNFSVGNSTNKELYLSFEILEHILLETPSSPLKKALLDAGLGKDVFGVYDNSILQSTISIIVKNSNTDKVEEFKSVVFNTLENLVKEGIDKKLIESSINIKEFSLREADYQGYPKGLIYNMKSMESWLYDEEPTMHLKYEDVLPKIKSALNSNYFEDLIQRYILDNNHYSVLIVKPEKGLEENRIENIRKKLKEYKDSLTERELELLIQQTKKLKERQNKKDSMENLSKIPLLSIEDINKQAERLPLEEKNILGIKTLYHNVFTNKISYLNLYFNTRAVEKENIPYIGLLSAVLGKVSTENYNYQDLSNEVNISTGGIRYNAEIFSEKESYEDYTPMFTIKSKCLTSNVKELIKLLSEILTNSKFDEKNRLREIIQELKSRLEMIMFDRGHSVAVKRLFSYFSSYGKYDELLSGVEFYKFIVDIEKNFEDRFEDISKNLQSVFNKIFNSTNLLVSVTGEEEEFSEVNKEFKILYDSLSEEKLQYNNYEFNFDNRNEAFSTSSKVQYVAKGYNYFKLGYEYSGSMQVLRTIVNYDYLWNRIRVQGGAYGAFSSFIKNGNMFFVSYRDPNLIKTIEAYNEAFKYVSEFNPEDREMTKYIIGTISDLDTPLTPAAKGERATENYLRRISYEDRQREREEILATNKKVIKAFSDVIKDLMKENYICVIGNEDKIKENKDKFNNIINLFE, from the coding sequence ATGAATTTAAAATTAGAAGAAGTCTATAATGGGTTTAAATTAATAAATGAAGAAGAAATAAAAGAGATTAATTCTTTAGCCCAAGTATTTTTACATGAAAAAAGTGGAGCTAAATTACTTTTTATAAAAAATGATGATGACAACAAAATTTTTTCTATAAGCTTTAGAACTCCCCCAAAGGATAGTACAGGGGTAGCTCATATATTAGAACATTCTGTTTTGTGTGGATCAAGGAAGTTTCCAGTTAAAGAACCCTTTGTGGAATTAATAAAAGGGTCTCTAAACACATTCCTAAATGCTATGACCTTTCCAGATAAAACTATGTATCCTGTAGGAAGTACAAATGATAAAGACTTTACAAATTTGATGGATGTATACTTAGATGCAGTATTATATCCTAATATATATAAATATCCAGAAATAATGATGCAAGAAGGTTGGCATTATGAGATAGAAAATAAGGAAGATGATATAACTTATAAGGGTGTTGTATATAATGAAATGAAGGGAGCTTTTTCTTCGCCAGAATCTATACTATTTAGAAAAATACAAGAATCTTTATTACCAGATACTGTATATGGGGTAGAATCAGGTGGAGATCCTGATTATATACCAGATCTTACCCAGGATGATTTTAAAGAGTTTCATAAAAAATATTATCATCCATCTAACAGTTATATATACTTATATGGAGATTTAGATATATTAGAAAAATTAAAATTTATAGACGAAAATTATTTAAAAGATTTTGATAAACAAGAAGTAGATTCAAAAATAAAACCTCAAGAAGCTTTTACAGATCCTAAATATGTAGAGGTTAAATATCCTATATCTAAGGAAGAAAAAATTGAAGATAAAACTTATTTAAGTCTAAATTTTTCAGTAGGGAATTCTACAAATAAAGAATTATATTTGTCATTTGAGATTTTAGAGCATATACTTCTTGAAACACCATCTTCACCATTGAAGAAGGCTTTATTAGACGCAGGATTAGGTAAAGATGTATTTGGGGTCTATGATAATAGCATACTCCAATCTACAATTAGTATAATAGTTAAGAATTCTAATACTGATAAGGTAGAAGAATTTAAATCTGTAGTATTTAATACACTTGAAAATTTAGTAAAAGAAGGTATAGATAAAAAATTAATAGAATCATCAATAAATATCAAGGAGTTTAGTTTAAGAGAAGCAGATTATCAAGGGTATCCAAAAGGCTTAATATATAACATGAAATCTATGGAAAGTTGGCTTTATGATGAAGAGCCTACAATGCATTTAAAATATGAAGATGTACTACCAAAAATAAAATCTGCATTAAATTCTAATTATTTTGAGGACTTAATTCAAAGATATATTTTAGACAACAATCATTATTCAGTACTTATAGTAAAACCAGAAAAGGGACTTGAAGAAAATAGAATAGAAAACATAAGAAAAAAATTAAAAGAATATAAAGACAGTTTAACAGAGAGAGAACTAGAATTATTAATACAACAAACTAAGAAACTAAAAGAAAGACAAAATAAAAAGGATTCTATGGAAAATTTAAGTAAAATACCATTACTTTCTATAGAAGATATAAATAAACAAGCAGAAAGACTTCCTTTAGAAGAAAAAAATATTTTAGGTATTAAAACTTTATACCATAATGTGTTTACTAATAAAATTTCATATTTAAATTTATATTTTAATACAAGGGCAGTAGAAAAAGAAAACATACCCTATATAGGATTATTATCAGCTGTTCTTGGTAAAGTAAGTACAGAAAATTATAATTATCAAGATTTATCTAATGAAGTTAATATAAGTACAGGCGGGATTAGATATAATGCAGAAATCTTTAGTGAAAAAGAAAGCTATGAAGATTATACGCCTATGTTTACTATAAAGTCTAAGTGTTTAACTAGCAATGTTAAAGAACTTATAAAATTATTATCAGAAATATTAACTAATTCTAAATTTGATGAAAAGAATAGACTAAGGGAAATAATACAAGAATTAAAATCAAGATTAGAGATGATAATGTTTGATAGAGGCCATAGTGTAGCTGTTAAAAGATTATTTTCATATTTTTCATCTTATGGTAAATATGATGAACTTTTATCAGGAGTAGAATTCTATAAGTTTATTGTAGATATAGAGAAAAATTTTGAAGATAGATTTGAGGATATAAGTAAAAATTTACAAAGTGTATTTAATAAAATATTTAATTCTACAAACTTATTGGTAAGTGTCACTGGAGAAGAGGAAGAATTTAGTGAAGTAAATAAAGAATTTAAAATATTATATGATAGTTTAAGTGAAGAGAAATTACAATATAATAATTATGAATTTAATTTTGATAATAGAAATGAAGCTTTTTCAACTTCCTCTAAAGTTCAGTATGTGGCTAAGGGATATAATTATTTTAAATTGGGATATGAATATAGTGGAAGTATGCAAGTTTTAAGGACTATAGTAAATTATGATTATTTGTGGAATAGAATTAGAGTTCAAGGAGGAGCATACGGTGCTTTTTCATCTTTTATAAAGAATGGTAATATGTTCTTTGTATCTTATAGAGATCCTAATTTAATAAAAACTATAGAAGCTTACAATGAAGCATTTAAATATGTTTCTGAATTTAATCCAGAGGATAGAGAAATGACGAAGTACATCATAGGAACTATTTCTGATTTAGATACTCCTTTAACACCTGCTGCGAAGGGGGAAAGAGCTACTGAAAACTATTTAAGAAGAATATCTTATGAGGATAGACAAAGGGAAAGAGAAGAGATATTAGCTACTAATAAAAAAGTTATAAAAGCTTTTAGTGATGTTATTAAAGATTTAATGAAAGAAAATTATATATGTGTTATTGGAAATGAAGATAAGATAAAAGAAAATAAGGATAAATTCAATAATATAATAAATTTATTTGAATAA
- a CDS encoding pyruvate carboxylase — translation MNKFKRVLVANRGEIAIRVFRACHELGIRTVAIYSEEDKFSLFRTKADEAYLIGKNKGPIDAYLNIEEIIQLALKKGVDAIHPGYGFLSENSEFARKCREAGIEFIGPTADMMEKLGDKIKSKIVAEKAGVPTIPGVQKPIKSEKEALEFARYCGYPIMLKAAAGGGGRGMRIVRTEEELISSFKSAKNEAKKAFGIDDIFIEKYLENPKHIEVQILGDKHGNIVHLHERDCSIQRRHQKVIEFTPAFALPKEKREEICSDALKIAKTVGYRSAGTLEFLVDTSGHHYFIEMNPRIQVEHTVTEMITGIDIVQSQILIAEGYTLDSEEVGIKSQESIQTRGYAIQCRVTTEDPSNNFAPDTGKIEDYRTGSGFGIRLDGGNGFTGSVISPYYDSLLVKTTSWSRTFNDAIRKSIRAIKEFKIDGVKTNIGFLINVLNHEQFRKGQCDTNFIEKNPELFQITSKTDDEVRILKFIGEKVVNETHGIKKDFDVPTIPIVDEELSLKGTKQILDEKGPDGLVQWIKNQNKLLLTDTTMRDAHQSLMATRMRSIDMFKIAKAQSVLGKDLFSMEMWGGATFDVAYRFLKESPWTRLEELRESIPNVLFQMLIRGANAVGYKNYPDNVIRKFIKQSADSGIDVFRIFDSLNWLKGMEVATDEVLNQNKIAETCMCYTGDILDEYRDKYNLQYYVNLAKEIEKTGAHILGIKDMSALLKPYATVKLIKALKNEISIPIHLHTHDTTGNGVATVLMAAHAGVDIVDTAFNSMSGLTSQPALNSIVAALENTDRDTGLDLTDMQELSDYWSAVRPVYSQFESGLKSGSAEIYKYEIPGGQYSNLKPQVESFGLGHKFEEVKEMYKKVNEMLGDIIKVTPSSKVVGDLAIFMVKNDLTPENIYEKAEKMAFPDSAVSYFKGMMGQPMGGFPEKLQKLVLKGEEPITCRPGEMLPPEDFQKIRKHLKDKHNLDATEKDIISYALYPEVFDKYLDFLKEYGDLSHMGSDVFFHGLYEGETAEIELQEGKTFIVQLSEIGKVDSEGNRRVVFEINGNRREIKIKDKSSLMAQNITSSNTKMADSSNKKHIGASIPGTVIKVLVSKGDKIKEGDSLIVIEAMKMETNVVASSSGAVESLLVKEGEQVKSGQLLLELE, via the coding sequence TATGGTTTTTTATCAGAGAACTCTGAATTCGCACGAAAATGTAGAGAAGCAGGAATAGAGTTCATAGGACCTACTGCAGATATGATGGAAAAATTAGGAGATAAAATAAAATCTAAAATAGTTGCAGAAAAAGCAGGTGTACCTACTATACCTGGAGTTCAAAAACCAATTAAATCAGAGAAAGAAGCTTTAGAATTTGCAAGATACTGTGGATATCCAATAATGCTGAAAGCAGCTGCCGGTGGCGGTGGTAGGGGGATGAGAATAGTTAGAACAGAAGAAGAATTAATATCTTCTTTTAAAAGTGCAAAAAATGAAGCTAAAAAGGCTTTTGGTATAGATGATATATTTATAGAAAAATATCTAGAAAATCCTAAGCATATAGAAGTTCAAATATTAGGAGATAAGCATGGAAATATAGTACATCTACATGAAAGGGACTGTTCTATACAAAGAAGACATCAAAAGGTTATAGAATTTACACCAGCTTTTGCGCTACCAAAGGAAAAGAGAGAAGAAATATGTAGTGATGCTTTAAAAATAGCTAAAACTGTAGGCTATAGAAGTGCAGGTACACTAGAATTTTTAGTAGATACTAGTGGGCATCATTATTTTATAGAAATGAATCCAAGAATACAGGTAGAACATACTGTTACAGAAATGATTACAGGAATTGATATTGTTCAAAGCCAAATTTTAATAGCAGAGGGATACACATTAGATTCAGAAGAAGTAGGTATAAAATCTCAAGAATCTATACAAACAAGAGGATATGCTATTCAGTGTAGAGTAACTACAGAAGATCCATCTAATAATTTTGCGCCGGATACAGGAAAAATAGAAGATTATAGAACAGGTTCAGGATTTGGTATTAGATTAGATGGTGGAAATGGTTTTACGGGATCTGTTATAAGCCCATATTATGATAGCTTATTAGTTAAAACTACATCTTGGTCTAGAACATTTAATGATGCTATAAGAAAATCTATAAGAGCTATAAAAGAATTTAAAATAGATGGTGTTAAAACTAATATAGGATTTTTAATAAATGTTTTAAATCATGAACAATTTAGAAAAGGACAATGTGATACTAACTTTATAGAAAAAAATCCAGAATTATTTCAAATAACATCAAAGACTGATGATGAAGTTAGAATATTAAAATTCATAGGTGAAAAGGTAGTAAATGAAACTCATGGAATAAAGAAAGATTTTGATGTTCCTACAATACCAATTGTAGATGAAGAATTAAGCTTAAAAGGAACTAAACAAATATTAGATGAAAAAGGTCCAGATGGGTTAGTTCAGTGGATAAAAAATCAAAATAAGCTTCTTTTAACAGATACAACTATGAGAGATGCTCATCAATCCCTTATGGCTACGAGAATGAGAAGTATAGATATGTTTAAAATAGCGAAAGCTCAATCAGTGCTTGGAAAAGATTTATTCTCCATGGAAATGTGGGGAGGAGCAACTTTTGATGTGGCCTATAGATTTTTAAAAGAATCTCCTTGGACTAGATTAGAAGAGTTAAGAGAATCTATACCAAATGTATTGTTCCAAATGTTAATAAGAGGAGCTAACGCTGTTGGGTACAAGAATTATCCAGACAATGTTATAAGAAAATTTATAAAACAGTCTGCAGATTCAGGAATAGATGTATTTAGAATATTTGATTCCTTAAACTGGTTAAAAGGGATGGAAGTAGCTACAGACGAAGTTTTAAACCAAAATAAAATAGCAGAAACTTGTATGTGCTATACAGGGGATATATTAGATGAATATAGGGATAAATATAACTTACAATATTATGTGAATTTAGCGAAGGAAATAGAAAAAACAGGAGCACATATACTTGGGATAAAAGATATGTCAGCTTTATTGAAGCCATATGCTACTGTTAAGCTTATAAAGGCATTAAAAAATGAAATATCTATTCCAATTCATCTTCATACTCATGATACTACAGGTAATGGTGTGGCCACAGTACTTATGGCAGCCCATGCAGGAGTTGATATTGTAGATACTGCCTTTAATAGTATGTCAGGTCTTACAAGTCAACCAGCCTTAAATTCTATAGTAGCAGCATTAGAAAATACGGATAGAGACACAGGTCTAGATTTAACAGATATGCAGGAATTATCAGATTACTGGAGTGCTGTAAGACCAGTATATAGTCAATTTGAGTCAGGCTTAAAATCAGGTTCGGCAGAAATATATAAATACGAAATACCTGGAGGACAATATTCTAATCTAAAGCCACAGGTAGAAAGCTTTGGATTAGGTCATAAATTTGAAGAAGTAAAAGAAATGTACAAAAAAGTTAACGAAATGCTTGGTGATATTATAAAAGTTACCCCATCTTCAAAGGTGGTTGGAGATTTAGCTATATTTATGGTTAAAAATGATTTAACACCTGAAAATATATATGAAAAAGCGGAAAAAATGGCTTTCCCAGATTCAGCTGTGTCATATTTTAAAGGAATGATGGGGCAACCAATGGGGGGGTTCCCAGAAAAACTACAAAAGCTAGTTTTAAAAGGGGAAGAACCTATAACTTGTAGACCGGGAGAAATGTTACCGCCAGAAGACTTTCAAAAAATAAGAAAACATTTAAAGGATAAACATAATTTAGATGCAACAGAAAAAGATATTATAAGTTATGCATTGTATCCAGAGGTTTTTGATAAGTATTTAGATTTCTTAAAGGAATATGGAGATTTAAGTCATATGGGAAGTGATGTATTCTTCCATGGTTTATATGAAGGAGAAACAGCTGAAATAGAACTGCAAGAAGGAAAAACATTTATAGTTCAATTATCTGAAATAGGTAAGGTAGATTCTGAGGGCAATAGAAGAGTAGTTTTTGAAATAAATGGAAATAGAAGAGAGATAAAAATAAAGGATAAGTCTAGTTTAATGGCACAAAATATAACTTCTAGTAATACAAAAATGGCAGATTCATCAAATAAAAAGCATATAGGAGCTAGTATACCAGGTACAGTAATAAAAGTTCTAGTAAGTAAAGGAGATAAAATAAAAGAAGGAGATAGCTTAATTGTAATAGAAGCTATGAAAATGGAAACTAATGTAGTAGCTAGCTCATCAGGAGCAGTAGAAAGCTTATTAGTAAAAGAAGGAGAACAAGTAAAATCAGGACAATTACTTTTAGAACTAGAATAA